From Oryza sativa Japonica Group chromosome 4, ASM3414082v1, one genomic window encodes:
- the LOC4335973 gene encoding glutamate decarboxylase, protein MALSTAQTGESMHSSTFASRYVRTALPRFRMPEKSIPKDAAYQIINDELMLDGNPRLNLASFVTTWMEPECDKLMMAAINKNYVDMDEYPVTTELQNRCVNMIAHLFNAPIGDDETAVGVGTVGSSEAIMLAGLAFKRKWQNRMKAEGKPHDKPNIVTGANVQVCWEKFARYFEVELKEVKLTQGYYVMNPEKAVEMVDENTICVAAILGSTLNGEFEDVKMLNDLLTAKNAETGWNTPIHVDAASGGFIAPFIYPELEWDFRLPLVKSINVSGHKYGLVYAGVGWVIWRNKEDLPDELIFHINYLGADQPTFTLNFSKGSNQIIAQYYQLIRLGFEGYKDIMQNCRDNATVLREGIEKTGHFDVVSKDSGVPLVAFSLKDSSRYTVFEVAESLRRFGWIVPAYTMPADAEHVAVMRVVIREDFSRGLAERLITDLTKTVADMDAHAVKKAAAEPAKKTVREIEKEVTTYWRSFVARKKSSLVC, encoded by the exons ATGGCGCTGTCGACGGCGCAGACAGGGGAGTCGATGCACTCCTCGACGTTCGCGTCGCGGTACGTGCGCACGGCGCTGCCGAGGTTCAGGATGCCGGAGAAGTCGATCCCCAAGGACGCGGCGTACCAGATCATCAACGACGAGCTGATGCTCGACGGCAACCCGCGCCTGAACCTGGCGTCCTTCGTCACCACGTGGATGGAGCCCGAGTGCGACAAGCTCATGATGGCCGCCATCAACAAGAACTACGTCGACATGGATGAGTACCCCGTCACCACCGAGCTCCAG AACCGGTGCGTGAACATGATCGCGCATCTGTTCAACGCGCCGATCGGGGACGACGAGACGGCGGTCGGGGTGGGCACGGTGGGGTCGTCGGAGGCCATCATGCTGGCGGGGCTGGCGTTCAAGAGGAAGTGGCAGAACAGGATGAAGGCCGAGGGGAAGCCCCACGACAAGCCCAACATCGTGACGGGGGCCAACGTGCAGGTGTGCTGGGAGAAGTTCGCGCGCTACTTCGAGGTGGAGCTCAAGGAGGTGAAGCTGACCCAAGGGTACTACGTGATGAACCCGGAGAAGGCCGTGGAGATGGTCGACGAGAACACCATCTGCGTCGCCGCCATCCTCGGCTCCACCCTCAACGGCGAGTTCGAGGACGTCAAGATGCTCAACGACCTCCTCACCGCCAAGAACGCCGAGACAGG GTGGAACACGCCGATCCATGTGgacgcggcgagcggcgggttCATCGCGCCGTTCATCTACCCGGAGCTGGAGTGGGACTTCCGGCTGCCGCTGGTGAAGAGCATCAACGTCAGCGGCCACAAGTACGGGCTCGTCTACGCCGGCGTCGGGTGGGTCATCTGGCGCAACAAGGAGGACCTCCCCGATGAGCTCATCTTCCACATCAACTACCTCGGCGCCGACCAGCCAACCTTCACGCTCAACTTCTCCAAAG GATCGAACCAGATAATTGCGCAGTATTACCAGCTCATTCGTCTCGGATTCGAG GGGTACAAGGACATCATGCAGAACTGCCGGGACAACGCGACGGTGCTCCGGGAGGGGATCGAGAAGACGGGCCACTTCGACGTGGTGTCCAAGGACTCCGGCGTGCCGCTGGTGGCCTTCTCCCTCAAGGACTCGTCGCGGTACACGGTGTTCGAGGTGGCCGAGAGCCTCCGCCGCTTCGGCTGGATCGTGCCGGCGTACACCATGCCCGCCGACGCTGAGCACGTCGCCGTGATGCGCGTCGTCATCCGCGAGGACTTCAGCCGCGGCCTCGCCGAGCGCCTCATCACCGACCTCACCAAGACGGTGGCCGATATGGACGCCCACGCCGTCAAgaaggccgccgccgagccggccAAGAAGACCGTGCGGGAGATAGAGAAGGAGGTGACCACCTACTGGCGGAGTTTCGTCGCCAGGAAGAAGAGCAGCCTCGTCTGCTGA
- the LOC4335974 gene encoding D-galacturonate reductase — MASPGSSGRCSRTPGFPAGPLGGGGRAVPAVGLGTASLRSVGEESFRGALLAALEVGYRHIDTASVYGSERVVGEAVAGAARRGVIACREEVFVTTKVWCTQCHPDLVLPSLRESLQNLQMEYVDMYLVHWPMSVKPTKPHYPMKREDIMPMDLRGVWQAMEECHQLGLAKMIGVSNFTTKKLQELLAFAKIPPAVNQVELNPVWQQKKLMEFCKAKGIHVTAYFPLGGRHSTSTVNPVLDSDVLKEIAAAKGKSVAQISLRWIYEQGASMVTTSTKRERLKENIDIFDWQLSDEDRLKISQIPQHKTVSVLSILCPDGVSSVELSEVDVVEV; from the exons ATGGCGTCGCCGGGGAGCAGCGGGCGGTGCTCGAGGACCCCGGGGTTCCCGGCGGGGCcgctcggcggcggagggcgcgcGGTGCCGGCGGTGGGGCTCGGAACGGCGTCGCTCCGGTCCGTGGGGGAGGAGAGCTTCAGGGGCGCCCTGCTCGCCGCGCTGGAGGTCGGGTACCGCCACATCGACACCGCATCGGTGTACGGCTCCGAGCGGGTCGTCGGCGAGGCCGTggccggggcggcgcggcgcggggtcaTCGCGTGCCGCGAGGAGGTGTTCGTGACCACCAAGGTGTGGTGCACGCAGTGCCACCCGGACCTCGTGCTCCCCTCCCTCAGGGAGAGCTTGCA GAACCTTCAAATGGAATATGTTGATATGTACTTGGTCCACTGGCCAATGAGCGTGAAGCCCACTAAACCTCACTACCCAATGAAAAGAGAGGATATCATGCCAATGGATTTGAGAGGCGTATGGCAAGCAATGGAGGAATGTCACCAGCTTGGCCTTGCAAAAATGATTGGTGTTAGCAATTTCACTACAAAAAAATTGCAAGAACTACTTGCCTTCGCAAAAATTCCACCAGCAGTGAATCAG GTTGAGTTAAATCCAGTCTGGCAGCAGAAGAAACTGATGGAGTTCTGCAAAGCGAAAGGCATTCATGTGACTGCTTACTTTCCCCTGGGAGGCCGGCATAGTACATCCACAGTCAATCCAGTCCTGGATTCAGATGTTCTGAAAGAGATTGCCGCAGCCAAGGGGAAGTCAGTGGCTCAG ATCTCACTTAGGTGGATCTACGAGCAAGGAGCAAGCATGGTGACCACGAGTACGAAAAGGGAGAGGCTTAAGGAGAACATCGATATCTTCGATTGGCAATTGAGCGATGAAGATCGGCTCAAGATAAGTCAGATTCCACAGCACAAGACGGTCAGCGTGCTGTCGATCCTCTGCCCCGATGGTGTCTCCAGCGTTGAGTTGTCGGAGGTTGACGTTGTTGAAGTGTAG